The genome window GTTACATGGTCCGCATCCGCGAGATGCAGGAGGCGTGTCGCATGCTGCGCCAGTGCCTCGACCGGATGCCCGAGGGGCCCGTGCTCGGGAAGGTGCCGCGCAAGTTCAAGCCGCCCGCGGGCGATGCGTACGTGCGCGTCGAGGGCGCGCGCGGCGACATGGGCTGGTACTGCGTGAGCGACGGCACCGACTACCCGTACCGATTGAAGATCCGGACGGGCTCGTTCTCGGCGATGGCGATCGTCGACCACGTGAGTCGGGGCCTCATGATCGCCGACCTGGTCGCGGTGATCGCGAGCTTCGACGTGGTGGCGCCGGAGGTGGACCGCTAGGGCCGTCTCGGGTGCGCGCAGCGTGCCCTCCTACGAGACGCCCTCCCCGTCGTCGACGTCGGGCTCGGCGGCGGTGCTCATTTATTTGGTTGATGGCATTGCGATCAGACGCTCGGATCGAGCACCCGAAGGTCCGTGAAGTAGTCGCGGTAGAAGCCGCGGTCGCGGGTGAGGAGAGCGTCGCATTGGAGGATCGCATGGGCTCCGACGAGAAAGTCGGGCACGACGCGGAGACGGTCGGCACGGTTCCGGCCGCGCTGCATCTGCCAGAGCGTTCCTGCGAGGGTGGCGCTCGCAGGCGAGACGGGATCGAACTGGACCCCGAGCGTGGTGAGCGCGTCGGCGAACGACCGGTCGTCGCCAAAGGCGGCGCGGACTTCGCTCCACACGATGTCGCACGCGACGAGAGCGCCGCGCCGATAGACGTCGCGGAGCGCTTCGCGTGACCGTTCGCCGAACACGGGATCGGCGGCGAGGACGTCGAGGAGAACCGAGGTGTCGATGGCGGTCTTCATCGTCGCCGCGCTCGACGCTTCGCAATGCGCGCCGGCCGCGGCCCCCGCAGCTCGTCGACCAGCGCGTCGACGCTCTTGGGAAGGGTGAGCGTCCCGAAGACGCGATCGACGGGTTCCCGCGTCTGGCGGTCCTTCCGCAGCACCACTTCACCTTCGCGGACCAGGAATTCGACGGCGGTGCCGGACACGAGGCCGAACCGCTCGCGGATCTCGGCGGGCACGGTGACCTGTCCTTTGGGGGATATCCTACTCCGCATGGTAAACCGCTTTACGTATTACCGATTGAGTAGTCAATCGCAGGTTCCGGGCCC of Deltaproteobacteria bacterium contains these proteins:
- a CDS encoding AbrB/MazE/SpoVT family DNA-binding domain-containing protein is translated as MPAEIRERFGLVSGTAVEFLVREGEVVLRKDRQTREPVDRVFGTLTLPKSVDALVDELRGPRPARIAKRRARRR
- a CDS encoding type II toxin-antitoxin system VapC family toxin, which gives rise to MKTAIDTSVLLDVLAADPVFGERSREALRDVYRRGALVACDIVWSEVRAAFGDDRSFADALTTLGVQFDPVSPASATLAGTLWQMQRGRNRADRLRVVPDFLVGAHAILQCDALLTRDRGFYRDYFTDLRVLDPSV